From the Lycorma delicatula isolate Av1 chromosome 4, ASM4794821v1, whole genome shotgun sequence genome, the window TATAAATactattactgttgctgtgactGTTAGTATCATATTGTTTATGTTGTAATTAGTGTAGAATTTTGagtgcttttgaagtgaaaaattttttaaatcaaaataccatgaaaatttgtaaattcagtgaataatctttgttacatttgtggtgaaataacatttttatcacaGAAACGCAATCCAGCACCTCTTGTGAAGACTgcctatcagcattattttggtatgaaggtaGTGGACCAGGTTAAGTAATGGGCTCCACATATGTTGCAACTCTTGTTCTGTTATACTAagagaatggctgaaaaataaaaaatgatctatGGCTTTTATTGTGCCTATGGTTTGATGGGAGCCTACAAACCATACAGATAACTGCTATCTCTGCTAGACTCCACCTATAAAGGCAGGATTACCAATGAAGAAAAGTGGGACAGTTCAATACCCTAATCTTCCACCTGCTATTCAACCTATTCCACTTTCAGATAGTTTACCAGTTCCTACTCTCTCCCAAATTATGAGCTTGAAAtagaaaatgaagacagtgtGGAAAAAGAACCCAACAAGTCTTCCACATCCCATGACTCTGATTTTGACGAAAAAGATGATAAACCGCACAGACTGAGTCAAGCGGAATCGAGTGATCTCATTCATGACCTTGATTTGTCAAAGGAGAAGGGAGAACTTCTAGGGTCAAGActacagcaatggaatcttcttcaaCGTGATGTCAGGGTTTCACTGTACAGACATCGTCATAGGGATCTGCTTTCTTTATTTGAGAAGTAAAACAATCTTGTTGTTTGCTACAGCAttaatggcttgatgaaatgttttttttattttgatcatgatccaactgattggaGGGTATCATAGACTCCTCCAAGCTTAGCTGTATTACTTCACTACAGCAATTGTCTTTCTTCTCTTACTATTGGTCACACAGTTCACATGAAAGAGACATGCAAACATGGCAATCCTTCTAGAGTCAATCAAATATGCTGTGAAAAATCTATGGGGATCTAAAAGTCATCGCTGTACTCTTAGGAATGCAACTGGGGTACACTAAATACTGCTGCTTTTTATGTTTGTGGGACAGTAGGGAAaggaaatcacattatattcaagcagactggcctgcaagaaatctttttttctctAGCAAAAAAAATGTCGTTTCTGAGCCTCTGGTGGACCCAAAAGATGTTCTTCCACCCTGTCAAATAAAAGtgggtttgatgaaaaattttgtcaaacgTATGAACCGAGAAGGACAGGCCTTTAAGTACTTAAGAgacaaatttcctacattaagtgatgcaaaagttaAGGAAGGTGTTTTTGTTGGGCCACAAATCCCACAACTTGTAAAGGATCCTGCGTTTGACCAAATTTTGGGGAGGAAAGAAAAGGAAGCTTGGGAAGCCTTAAAGGGAGTCATTCATGGATTTTTCGgcaacaaaagtaatgaaaactaCAGTCAGATTATAGTAGGATTACTTGctctttaatgaatttataattatgtacattatCAAGTgctttaataaacttatttttatttaaatcgatgCCAAAATGTTCAGGGTTGTTATAACTGTATAACTGAGCATGTTTTGTAGGTAAGTATCCTCACATTGCAAATTTCATTcaagaaaaatgttgaatttgTGAATTTCCTACAACAATGAATATTGTtgtgttgatatttttttagtaattttgcaGGTGGATTATCATTAGCATGTAAGGGTTAACTGAGACAGAACTGTGATTGTCAACATTCCATTCTATTTCCAACTGAACTTTGGAGTTTATGATTATTGCTATttcctttcaaaattttctgttttcattttcctATTGTGTCTTGTTTTCATCTTCTGTTGATACCTCTAACACTGTTTAGATTAAAATAGTGAGTTGAAATTAACAGTTCAGATTAAAATGTTCTTCAAATGGAATGTttggcaattaaattttttttctgtttctattcaCTCTTCATTTTTCACCACATTTGTACACTTAATTTTCTCCTCTATACTCACATTTCAAATGCCTTCAGCATTTCTTTGCTTCATTTTCTTAGGCCCTTCTTTCACATTCATATAGAATCTGAGATATACATAGCACTGGGTTTCATTCTTTGAGAGAAATGATGTCCACTACATAACCAACCCTAGTGGAGTGGTGCGCTTAAATGGACTTACCATGTTATTATCCTACAGTATATTCAGCTTGGAGAAAAACACAAAGAGAAATAACTTCACTAAAGTGTTTTCTTAGTAAACTTATTAAGGGTTGCTTGAGATTGGCTTTGTCATTTTTGGAAGTAATCTGGTTTACATCATCTTGACTACAGCCATTATGATTATACTTAACATACAATATGGATTctcaaaaaagaaatgatatattGGCTAGTTAAGGAAAAAAATACGTACCCGTAATAAACAAAGACTAATAATAACAACTGAAAATCAGTCAACTACGTATATCACTGCTGGAAAAATTACTTTCAGACACACTGTGAAAAAATACACTTGACATGACACTTCTTCAAgtcatataaaattgttatttttttgcttCCTTCTGCATTTTGGTTCCTTTTTACTTAGTTATCTTCTATTTAATGTGTTTCTGTAAAGTTCTACTTATTGTCTATagctttcttgtttatttattgtttgtgactaatatttacattagtaatatttctttttaatatttacattagttcattacttttgttttcttaatatttttttcatactgtaTATATTGTAATGCTGCTAATTTTGAAATATGCTGTCCTTAATCTTTTAgagttttttcctttcttcaatgttcattttttctccttttttagagcatttttaattataaattcattgtaCTTATTAGGTTGGGAATAGGCAGCATCTTCGCCTTATTCCTATTCCTAGTTCAAACCACTTATTTTGTGTACCTCCTATTTCATAACTGTTTTCTAATTCAGATACTCCCCaagacattatttaattaatctttcataTTTCTAATCTCTCCtttagctttttaatatttacattagtttatcCCATTTGagacaattaataattttaccatatctataaaacatatatttatctcTACCTGTTTACGTACATCTCTCgccaaaaattcttattaatccAAACACATCCCTTGTGCCTCTTCCTTTCCTGAATCTATATTGCTCTGAATCCATTTACTACACATTGTACTTGTGCACTACTCACAATTTGCAAAAGAATCTTTGTTGGATGCAAAATTCAACTAATTGTTCTGTGACTGACAGATTATTGCTTTTTTATGATTAGtatgatagtttttattttttccagaaaatccTCAGTCATTATCCAGTATTATAGGtcatattacacaatttttccatGTTCCATAACCCTTCTTCATTAAGACATTTAATCGCTTCTAATGGGAGTTCATCTGTTCCCACAGCTTTTTCATTGTCATATCCTTTATTGCAGGTGTATCAAACTCATTTCTGCCATGAGCCATTTAGTGTGATGGTATGATTTTTGTAGACCATAAAAATGTTCTTATATGGTATATATTGATTCAGGATTCAATAACATAAGTAGGATAATTAAAACTCGtatgtaattaacatttaaatgtacGGAATACAAGtaattagaatttatataataatatttgtataattgttatattatatatttatttaaaaattaaatatcttatgtatttatgaaaattattgttttcccAGAAACCTACCAGTGTTTCCTCTCCTCCTATTAGTTTTCAATATTAGGATTAAAAGACTGGGATTGTACAATTTTTAGTATCTCAGAAAGATATTTATCTGTTAGTCTCTATGTATACCACCGCTTTGTTTTCACTTCATACACGAAAATAATTGACCTGCATAAGTATGTACTCCCAAAGTAATTCATAATTTGTGCATTGAACTTTTTAATCTCCAGGTATTTTTCACCTAAGTAAGAATAAATCTTTGGAATTCCTACATCTTGAAATCATACCATGTgggacaatttaaaataaaaagtgactCGAATTCATTGTAAAAGAATAACATACTGAATCATTTTGGAAATCAAATTCCACTTGAATCAAACTGGAAGCTTTtccaatttcaaatgaaaaaggtacaacaaaaagaaaaaacatcttgtaactttaaaatcattaaaacgcTTATcaaatttgcttttaattttctcaattttgtCACAATATGTGAgaaagagtaattttaattttgtgttattaactGCTCACACATAGGAAAATGgatcaaaatactttttattaagtaatttttaaacgttaatttaTGTACAAAACTTGCTATTGTGTCAAAACATATTTGTTGTTAACTTATTTTTGTCGTACAATGTAATGTTAAGATTATTGAGATGGCTTGTAATATCCTTTAAAAATGCCAGATTCTTAATCCACAAAGGATTTTATAACAGATACagttttatttcaagaaaaaaatttatttcctccaAAAGCAAAATCTCTTTAAAGCTTTCTGCCATGATAACTATAGAATTTCTGTATTATAAGGAAGATAgtcaaattcatattttaaatcttaagaaAAGAAGTAAATTGCTGATGGTTGAAGGTTCTTGCTCAAATAAAGTTGAttgtttttgttatgattttcCATACATcgtccatttttaatatttttaaacacaaaacttGTTGATGAATAAGGCAGTGGAAAGCCATGTGTTGGTTATCTAGGTACTCAGCTTGtaattttcttatcaattttGAAGCAAATCCTTTATTTTCACCAGTCATAGATTTAGCACTCTCGGTTGTTACAGACCGAAGTTTGTCAAGTGAAAGCTTACACTTTTCCAAAATGCTCCACACAGCATCAAAAATATCACCAGTCATAGTTCCAAAAAGAGAGATAACTTCCAACAATTCTTCAGTGATCCTCATGTTATTGTCACAACCATGAAAAAATACAACTTGAGCAATATCTTGTATTCTGTAATTTCATCAACTGTAATTGAAAAGAATAGGACTTCTGTAGATATATCCTGTAGTTGTGAACTGATGTTATCTGGCATTTCACTAATCCTTTTTGCCAATGTATttcttgaaaatgaaataaaacaaaataattgcaatttttcttGACCAATGATTTCAGCTGCTTTTAGCATACattctttgttatattatattacattattatattatattacattacattattatattatattgaatgttTTGCTGACAAATAGTTTACTTCATAACTTGCTCTTATTATTGATTCATtagttttcatgaattttataaatacttgttGCTGACTGTGATTTCttcatggtttttaatttttcttctcttatttttgaaatattgttccTTGTGATTTAGTGTTATAATACCACTTAATGTTGTGTTCTTAACAacactaatagtttttttttttttttacaaattaagcaCATAATTTTCCTATTCACTTCTATAAAAGTAGTTCAGCTCCTActtttcttggaaattttttctctcatcagtttttcttttcttgacTGGGGTTGAAAAgacagtttttatataaattctgtgactgaaattaaaatttaaaaaaccattatgtatttgttaaaatatagatCACAAACACAACATAACTGATTACAAGAAAGAAACtagtataaaataagtattttttcaataaaattataagaaaggcTGCATTTCCAACTTAGTCACCAATGCATCAGTACTACATGATATAGCAGCATCACGACTTGCACATAAAAAGCATGAATCACTGTAAAATAACAATGGCATTACAGAAAATTTACCACTGCAATGCTACTTGCTATTTCCCCCAGTAAAGTATtgtttacttaacattttattactgagCATCACGGGCCACAAAAATTACACAGCAGGCAGCCAGTTTGACAccaatgctttattttttatgtaaaacaagatttaaaattgttgCTCCTGTTTCATATTTCATCCTCGTTCATTTGATCCTGATCTACAGTGCAATAATTTGGCTTTCTGTTGaacaatataatttctttatgcTTATCCTTTTCTCATTGTATCACACTTTAGCATCTCTATTGGGATTTTTTTTAGTCCCTGCACTTTTTTAGTTCTTGACTCTTTTtggaactaaaaaaatataatgtatccCATATTATTGCTTTTGCTTCTGTGTACGTTAGTtcatattgtatatttttctctaaatattctgcatttcacattattttaatcaCTTTGGTAACTCATGCATtgcttttttattcttcatttcttaATGAGGCCAATTGTCTCTTTTGGTTTTATGCCTACTTCATCTAAAacttatattttccattatttgtttatcttttttttttttttttacttaagctAATTTCATTACTTCCTctttttacattgtaattttattatttatttagtcattttatttcatttatttattttcttggctTTTTTAACTGTTAAGTACTACTTTTACATATGTTTCCAGTAGTGCATTATTAAGAATGTATCTCCTGGCAATCTATTTACCTATTATTGCATTTCTGTACCTTTCTTCCATATGTTGACAGTTTGTTATACATTTCATCTCCTGAGGGTATCTGTAGATTTATATGGTTTTGAAAATGTTTGGTGGGTCACATTCccacttaaaaatgttttgtctatTTCTGCTATAAATAAAGAAGGCCTATGCTAAATTCACGTGGGCTAATGTTTAACTGTACTTGCTATCCTTTATGTGAATGAGATGAattttatagcatgtgaaaaGTGCCAACCAATCAGTCTGTAATCTAGAAGCTTACAGTTGAAAGATGTACCACCTCACCTTGGAGGTCAGCATATTACATTTGTTAGAAGCCATCTTTGCCCAATAACCTCTTCAActcaataagaaatttttatacataatctgGGTAGGAAGCCATCACAGGTCAGTTAAATTGGCATTATAACCCTAACAAATGATTACATCCTTAGAATGGATATAGATATATGTCTGGTAACTACAGAAAcagcttttttttctgttttagcctctgaaaccactgtaaggtattacttcagaggatgaatgaagatggtatgtatgaatgatGTGTattcttgtagtctcaggtcaaccattcctgagatgtgtggttattgaaccccaaccatcaaacactggtatccatgatctactattcaaatccatgtaaaagtccaaacctttactaggatttgaaccttagaactcttgactttgaaatcagctgatttgcaatgatgagttgaCCACTATACCAACTAGTTGGTACAGAAACATAAATGACTTATGCTCAATCATAGCTACCCtacccattttttttctttaagaaattagTTCTGTAGTGTGTAAAGGAATAACATAACTGGAATTAGAAACCGTAACTTTTAGGATAAAGGGCATTGCCATTCTACAGAAAGGCAGAAGATGTGCATACGAGTATGTTCCTTGCAAGTTTTAAATATCCTTTTCCTATTTATATAACACTTATTGGCATCTTTAGTGGCAATATCTTTTGTGTCATTACTCCTCCCCATTGTTCATGTTATTGTATTTACTTTAACTTCACCTATGCTTTCTACCTCACTATTTCCTCGACAAGTATATGCAGTTGGGTAATGATGAATGCAATAGATATACAGTACTGTACaagaaaatttcatattactAAATTTGACAATATGTTGAATAAATTCAACACAAAATAAATCCACTATTTGGCTGGTACAATGATGAAGAGAGCTACACATGGAATaactgctttcaaaaaaaaatcttctcaaaGCAcaattttacttctttgtaaaGTGAGTCATTTTTTATCAGTTGCATTTTTTCATTCCAGTCAATTTgttttgacccaccgggttggtctagtggttaacgcgtcttcccaaatcagctgatttggaaagtcgagagttacagcgttcaagtcctagtaaagccagttatttttacatggatttgaatactagatcgtggataatggtgttctttggtggttgggtttcaattaaccacacatctcaggaatggtcgaactgagaatgtacaagactacacttcatttacactcatacatatcatcctctgaaatattatctaaacggtagttaccggaggctaaacaggaaaagaaagaagtcaaTTTGTTTTATGCTTACGGTTGAACAAAACtattaatgaatgaaaagactGTCTGGACATAGATTAGTACCCTTCAAGCATTTGCTGaaacgattttattaatttaaagaatgtaaaattttgcttATGTTTGCTAATTTTACTTggaaactttgttttaaatttgcaaTTAAAATGTGCTGTATGgtcaaaaaatattagttactggAGAATGTTATTAAGAACAGGGTTCATtgcgtattaattttttactctttagcccatttaattatataaagttttgGATGAAAATTGTAATTCTCCGTGGAATTGGCTTGATACTTTATGTCATTAAGTAGtagaataatatttcaattacatttttgtaaattcggttaaaaatagcCAAGAAACTTTGTTGCGCGTGAAGTTTTTTACAGTTTACGTTAACATAATACTCGTAAGTTTAACTACCCAAAAACTGAGCGGATTAGCCTCTTAACAAAAGGCTACACTTCACTGTAAATGTGTTTTTGAATTAGTTCTATTTTAGAAACGCGAGGTTTTAGGTTCGTTTCGGGTTAGTAAAGGCGAGGTGTTCTGTTTATCAAGTAATTGTGGCGTTAAAACGGCTATGTCAACTGCAAAAAACACCAGTATTGTCGTTATAATCAATGCTCTAGTAATTAATTACCAACACGAAAACTCTTTCAAGCCGTGATTACATTTAATATCTTATTCTCTAAATTTACCTGAAGGTTTATTCATTAGGTAATGGCTAAAAACACTTTTAcgtcatgaattaaaaaataaagccattataactttattttttattctttatatctcATATAAAGAAGCACAATAATATTTGAAACcttaaataatattctcaatgtTTCTTTCGATTGTATAGAATAATTacagttgaataaaatatttttttaatactttaaaaatatttttttacagtatttaagtattggttgtaaattaattaaatttttattcactacttttttaacgatattttcatattaaatttattgcacaTATCAAGGTATCTCAGTCAGCTGTTATATGAATTTCCTGTCACGCAGAATCTCGGGACTGTAACACAATTCTCGTGTTTAGCGAGATTTTGGTAGTTTCGTTAACGATTTTGTTCCAATGTTGTGTGTGTGAGATAGGTCTATTAagtgttgtttttatttagtgaTTTCTTTTACCTTTATCAATtgtgtaagtaatattttatttgattctattacatatttattatggtAATGTATTGTACTAATTAACTTGTCGTATTGGATTCGTTGAAAGTTCAAAACATGCTCTTCAAGATGGCAATCTGACGTTACAGCTTTCAAAGAACGTAGTCTCTGGTGTTTGagtgtgtattttaattatttaattattatctttagtgaataattaccgtttagatatttgatttttattgtatttgtgcTCTTTTGTGTTGAAATaagtgaatataatttattatttcccatAGTTCATGAACAAAGAGGCTACTTATTCGTTGCTTATGAAGTATTTGTACCCTAGCTTCTTAGGTTGTTGCGTATCTTTCAcatatttcatatcatatttgctgaatgattttgtaattactttttttgtttctggAGTTAATATACAAATATGTGATGTGACAGAAATTATCCCATTTTCATTATCATCATGTATAGGCttctctttgaaaaaaaaaatctacagtcgtaaatttttttctgttgtgctTAATATGTTCGGTTTTACTACGAAGGATTTTGATGCATTATTGTTACCACTTTTTTGtcatacaccttttttttatttgtatcctaCGGTACGAATATATTTATCCGATACAGTCTTTAGTAAAACTtgaaacttaaaactaattttgtattgaatgattttttgtttatatatgcgtaaaatttttttttagcaggtGTTTATAATACGGCTTCTAcactgaaaaattttacaaatgtttaatttgGTCGGTATAAGAGAttgataaaaactaaaacatatattttaaaatacaaattttttaaattatatgtattcttAGCTGACcacgaaatttttaaaaataatttagttatttcaaagaaaatgttaaagtaaaaccctcaatttaccattattaatgtcatagttaattaaaagtttgaaaaattaccaaaatttgatCAGATTAAATTTAAGGAGGgagtctttataatttttttgtgcctatatttacagtatttataaaaggTCACCTTTAGTATTTAGTTACCTTTGCTGTAGGATTTGttcttaaagtatttaaaatgctaaacattttttgaatttccacACCATTGGTGTTCTGCTGTATTGGCTTTAATCAATGCAGTATAGCAATGCATTAATACAGATATATTTGTAGCTATGTTTAAGTGATTTCcaaatactactttttttctaCTTCATTCTGTTTTCATGAAACAAAGTTGCTTTTTGATTAACACTGGAAAAGTATTATGTAATCATTATCTAACAGCCAGTAACATGATTACCTTGTTCCTTAGGATATTTGTTAATTTTGGACCCTATTTACATTTGGTATTTAAATAAGGAAtcgttataaacttatttaaacaagGAACAAAAAAATTAGAGTAGATCGAGAATAGAGCACTTGTATAATCTTTtcagcttattttatttaatattgaatcaCATGTTTGGGCCTAGACTCCTGAAGCTTTtcaaggtattaaaaaaaatacattaataattttatgtaattgtagAAGGTTGACTTCTATAGGCTACATTATTTGAACCACCATacaatactatttaattatattacatgaaatagttaatttatttactaaagaaaatagtTCTTGAAAACAAggtaaatgttacaaaataaaaaaccattacataTATCTGGTTAGTTATTTGTTACTAACCAGCAAAAATCTGTCTAATTATCTTTGATTTATCATTTCTTGTCAGTTTCATAATTGGATTGCTCAACCAAACGTGACATATCTTGAACAGTTTGGTCATTGCCAGTGTCAATCATATTCTTTCTACCTTGTGAACTTAGGTAAAAATTgaatatctgaaattttaaattttcacagcatatttttacatttgaattatTAGTTTATTCTGGAGGAAAACCTACTTTCCGATTCATCTTTGAAAGAATCATTCTTGTGAATGATAAGTTTCcagtttgttttattgttgttgGATCAATAATATCCTCCTAATTTAAAGATGGAAATCAAAGTTTACTGTTAGCGATTGTAAATTTGCTAGCTGTTTTATATAATCCAATATTAATAATGACTCAAACCTGTACTATTTATAcactatttgaaatttattatgtaattaaaagtcATGACATACACATCCTTCAGTAATCAATGTAAGAACCTGTGTTTGTGATGTATATGTTTGTAagcttcaaatttttataaaaatatgtacctGGAGCAATTTTCCTTGGATCgggagttttaataatttttaacaatctttaaatAAAACCAGTTGAATAATTTTGAACTTTCTGTGTAGTTTAGtttgaatgtaaatattttctcattatttttcagaagtataagtttaattattaaacagatcTGAATTAAACTTATGTTATTCATTTGGTCTTTTAATCTTCATGTAGTTAcatcttgattatttattttattaacatggaCTGTAATCAACTctgtatttgtttactttattttgttgctGCTCAAGGTCTTCCATATTCTTGCTGCATCCTAGTAAatgctgtaaacattttttattcgtgGAATAATAGTACCCCTATCTACTTACATGATCTATATACCCAATAATTATGTTTTTccccagaataaaattttaatttagtttggtaGTTATATACATCTAAAGAATGATTACCAAATTCTTTATTCCAATCGTGACACAGTTATTTGTAATATTGGCCAGATTAATTCAGGAATGGTTGGTCATCtaattttcaattacaaaactaatttatagGAATTGTTTGCTTTTTTCtctagtatcaagaaaatctatGGGAAAACTTTCATCATAACAGTATTACaaagtatacaatttttgaaCATAAAAGAGAAGTTTATTCAACTTTATGGATGTacttattatttagtgttttgtttataaacaacacTTTTGTattctgttaataattatatttttcatttatttatttacatttttatgaaaattattttttcagtatctaTGGGTGTACATGATTGTATAATTGAAATGACCAACTAGTgttagattttaagtaataacttttgcaaaaaaaaattcttaagtttcTTGccctttattcatttttaatgactgTTTCACATAGTTCTTTCTTTATAcatggaaattataattttaaaaagcagtagtaatgcttttttttttgtcttcagtcatttgactggtttgatgcagctctccaagattctctatctagtgctagtcgtttcatttcagtataccatctacatcctacatccccaacaatttgttttacatactccaaacgtggcctgcctacacaatttttcccttctacctgtccttccaatattaaagcgactattccaggatgccttagtatgtggcctataagtctgtctcttcttttaactatatttttccaaatgcttctttcttcatctatttgccgcaatccctcttcatttgtcactttatccacccatctgatttttaacattctcctatagcaccacatttcaaaagcttctaatcttttcttctcagatactccgattgtccaagtttcacttccatataaagcgacactccaaacatacactttcaaaaatcttttcctgacatttaaattaatttttgatgtaaacaaattatatttcttactgaaggttcg encodes:
- the LOC142322734 gene encoding general transcription factor II-I repeat domain-containing protein 2A-like: MRITEELLEVISLFGTMTGDIFDAVWSILEKCKLSLDKLRSVTTESAKSMTGENKGFASKLIRKLQAEYLDNQHMAFHCLIHQQVLCLKILKMDDVWKIITKTINFI